The Acidobacteriota bacterium genome has a segment encoding these proteins:
- a CDS encoding ABC-F family ATP-binding cassette domain-containing protein yields MSTLLQIDNISKAYGPQVIFHGASLAVPAKRKIGVIGRNGAGKTTLFKMITGREEVDSGAVNVYRQARLGYLEQIDPFRPSETVLDFLTRYTGREEWRCGKIAAQFQLKNELLKAPIDSLASGYQMRVKLAAMLLAEPNLLLLDEPTNYLDLSTQILFEQFLKKYKGGYMIISHDRELLKKVTDHILEIDRGNLFLYPGPLEEFFAYKEEQDELAEKTNLNIQRQRKHLQRFIDRFSAKATKARQAKSKAKQLQRLKTIEIVHPASTVRINIPGVAKKKGLALKINDLRIGYGESKVVARDIKFNIARGEHVAILGDNGQGKTTFLKTLAGELSPLSGSFSWMPDLRIAYYAQHVPATL; encoded by the coding sequence ATGTCGACGCTGCTTCAGATCGATAACATATCCAAAGCCTACGGCCCGCAGGTTATCTTTCACGGGGCGAGCCTGGCCGTGCCGGCCAAGAGAAAGATCGGCGTCATCGGCAGAAACGGCGCGGGCAAGACCACCCTCTTCAAGATGATAACCGGCCGCGAGGAGGTCGATTCAGGCGCCGTCAACGTCTACAGGCAGGCCCGGCTGGGATACCTCGAGCAGATCGACCCGTTCAGGCCCTCGGAGACGGTGCTCGATTTCCTGACCCGCTACACCGGCAGGGAGGAATGGCGGTGCGGCAAGATCGCCGCCCAGTTCCAGCTGAAGAACGAACTCCTCAAAGCACCCATCGACTCCCTGGCGAGCGGCTACCAGATGCGGGTCAAGCTCGCGGCGATGCTTCTCGCCGAGCCGAACCTGCTCCTCCTCGACGAGCCGACCAACTACCTGGACCTGAGCACCCAGATCCTCTTCGAGCAATTCCTCAAGAAGTACAAGGGGGGATACATGATAATCTCCCACGACCGGGAACTATTAAAAAAAGTCACCGACCACATCCTGGAGATTGACCGGGGAAATTTATTCCTCTATCCCGGGCCGCTGGAGGAGTTTTTCGCGTACAAGGAGGAGCAGGACGAGCTTGCGGAGAAAACCAACCTGAACATCCAGCGCCAGCGAAAACACCTGCAGCGGTTCATCGACCGGTTCTCCGCCAAGGCCACCAAGGCCCGCCAGGCCAAATCCAAGGCCAAGCAACTGCAGCGCCTCAAGACGATCGAGATCGTCCACCCCGCGAGCACCGTGAGAATCAACATCCCCGGGGTGGCGAAGAAGAAAGGGCTCGCCTTGAAGATAAACGACCTCCGCATCGGGTACGGCGAATCGAAGGTCGTGGCGCGGGATATTAAATTCAATATCGCCCGGGGGGAGCACGTCGCGATACTGGGAGACAACGGCCAGGGCAAGACGACTTTCCTGAAGACCCTGGCGGGTGAGTTGTCTCCCCTCTCCGGCAGTTTCAGTTGGATGCCGGATTTGAGAATCGCCTACTACGCCCAGCACGTCCCGGCCACCCTG